From Microcaecilia unicolor chromosome 11, aMicUni1.1, whole genome shotgun sequence, the proteins below share one genomic window:
- the FLRT1 gene encoding leucine-rich repeat transmembrane protein FLRT1, whose amino-acid sequence MAVATMTTTTTTTTTTMTAATVVITTATMDFRDWLFLCYGLIAFLTEVIDSTTCPNVCRCDNGFIYCNDRGLTSIPGNIPDDATTLYLQNNQINNAGVPVELKSKVNVQVIYLYENDLDEFPVNLPHSLRELHLQDNNVRTIARDALARIPLLEKLHLDDNSVSTVSIEDDAFVDSKQLKLLFLSRNHLSSIPNGLPRTLEELRLDDNRISTIPLHAFKGLNSLRRLVLDGNLLANQRIADDTFSRLQNLTELSLVRNSLAAPPLNLPNTHLQKLYLQDNTISHIPYNTLSKMRQLQRLDLSNNNLTTLPRGLFDDLESLSQLLLRNNPWYCGCNLMWLRDWVKARVSVVNVRGLMCQGPEKVRGMAIKDITSEMDECFDTGFQSNVIMAKTTASNHPVTTPQGSLFTLKSKRPGIRLPDIDYPMATVAGTKPLAISVKPLTADSIRITWKTALPAASFRLSWLRLGHSPAVGSITETLVQGDKTEYLLTALEPRSTYIICMVTMDTGNTYMADESPVCAKAETADSYSPTTTLNREQNVDPMAGLPLAGIIGGAVSLVFLFLVLASICWYVHRTGQLLTQDRAYSRGSRKKDDYMESGTKKDNSILEIRGPGLQMLPINPHRAKEEYVIHTIFPSNGTSLYKGTHTIGYGTNRGYRDAGIPDVDYSYT is encoded by the coding sequence ATGGCAGTAGCAACAATGACCACCACAACCaccacaaccaccaccaccatgacagcAGCCACCGTTGTCATAACAACAGCCACCATGGACTTCCGGGACTGGCTTTTCCTCTGCTATGGACTGATTGCCTTCCTTACAGAAGTTATCGACAGCACAACCTGTCCCAACGTGTGCCGCTGTGACAACGGTTTCATTTACTGTAATGACCGGGGCCTGACTTCAATTCCTGGCAACATCCCTGATGATGCTACAACACTTTATTTGCAGAACAACCAGATCAATAATGCTGGTGTCCCTGTGGAACTGAAGAGTAAGGTTAATGTCCAGGTTATCTATTTATATGAAAATGACCTGGATGAGTTCCCTGTCAACCTGCCCCATTCCCTCCGggagctccatctgcaggacaaTAATGTCAGGACTATTGCTAGAGATGCCCTAGCCAGGATACCTCTTCTGGAAAAGCTTCATCTGGATGACAACTCTGTGTCCACTGTCAGCATTGAGGATGATGCCTTTGTGGACAGCAAGCAATTGAAGTTGCTTTTCCTATCTAGAAACCACTTGAGCAGTATCCCCAATGGGCTTCCCAGGACCTTGGAGGAGTTAAGACTGGATGACAACCGTATCTCTACTATCCCACTGCATGCCTTCAAGGGGTTGAACAGCTTACGGCGCCTAGTTCTTGATGGTAACTTGCTAGCCAACCAAAGGATAGCAGACGATACCTTCAGCAGGCTCCAGAACCTCACTGAGCTCTCCTTGGTTCGTAACTCCTTAGCTGCTCCACCACTTAATCTGCCCAACACCCACCTACAGAAGCTTTATCTGCAAGACAACACCATTAGTCATATTCCTTACAATACACTGTCCAAAATGAGACAGCTCCAGCGACTGGACCTATCCAACAACAACTTAACCACCTTGCCAAGAGGACTTTTTGATGACTTAGAGAGCCTCTCTCAGCTTTTGCTGCGTAACAATCCTTGGTACTGTGGCTGTAATCTCATGTGGTTAAGGGACTGGGTGAAAGCAAGGGTTTCTGTTGTCAATGTGCGTGGTTTGATGTGCCAGGGGCCAGAGAAGGTAAGGGGGATGGCCATCAAGGATATCACCAGTGAGATGGATGAATGCTTTGACACAGGATTCCAAAGCAATGTGATCATGGCCAAAACCACTGCCAGTAATCATCCAGTGACCACTCCACAGGGCTCACTGTTCACACTCAAGTCCAAAAGACCTGGTATCAGGCTCCCTGATATTGACTATCCCATGGCCACAGTTGCTGGGACAAAACCTTTAGCCATTAGTGTCAAACCCTTGACAGCTGACAGTATACGAATCACCTGGAAGACAGCACTGCCTGCTGCATCCTTCAGGCTCAGCTGGCTTAGGTTGGGCCATAGTCCTGCAGTGGGATCTATCACAGAGACCCTGGTCCAAGGAGATAAAACAGAGTACCTTCTAACAGCCCTGGAGCCCAGGTCCACTTACATCATCTGCATGGTCACTATGGACACAGGCAATACTTACATGGCAGATGAAAGTCCTGTCTGCGCCAAAGCAGAAACTGCAGATTCTTACAGCCCTACCACTACATTGAACCGGGAACAGAATGTAGATCCAATGGCTGGCCTGCCACTGGCAGGAATTATAGGCGGGGCTGTATCATTGGTCTTTTTATTCCTTGTCCTTGCCTCAATCTGCTGGTATGTTCACCGGACAGGGCAGCTGCTGACACAAGACAGGGCTTACAGCCGAGGAAGTAGGAAGAAGGACGACTACATGGAGTCAGGCACCAAGAAGGACAACTCCATCCTAGAAATCAGGGGGCCTGGGCTGCAGATGCTGCCTATAAACCCTCACAGAGCAAAAGAGGAATATGTCATCCACACAATATTTCCATCTAATGGAACAAGCCTGTATAAGGGTACCCATACTATTGGTTATGGTACTAACCGTGGCTACAGAGACGCTGGCATTCCAGATGTGGATTATTCCTATACATGA